A window from Sphingobium sp. EM0848 encodes these proteins:
- a CDS encoding MFS transporter, with the protein MTSHLTAPNQRERLKAIIGGSTGNLVEWYDWYAYSAFTLYFAPHFFPSEDRTAQLLSAAGIFAVGFLMRPIGAWVMGVYADRHGRKSGLTLSVALMCAGSLLIAVTPSYRTIGIGAPLLLVLARLMQGLSVGGEYGASATYLSEMAGRNRRGFFSSFQYVTLIAGQLVAICVLLILQAMLSEADLDAWGWRIPFLIGGALAVIVFWLRRGLSETQSYAKVQAEGAPRSGFVELVTRHPRETLTVMLLTAGGTIAFYAYSIYMQKFLVNTSGLSRETASQINGITLFLFMLLQPVAGALSDRIGRKPLMVGFGVLGVIATYPIFTTLAVTREPVIAGLLVMAGLVIVTGYTSINAVVKAELFPAHIRALGVALPYALANTLFGGTAEFVALWFKQMGMEQAFYIYVTIMIAISLIVYIRMQDTQRYSQIMED; encoded by the coding sequence ATGACGTCACATTTGACGGCGCCCAACCAGCGCGAGCGCCTGAAGGCCATAATCGGCGGTTCCACCGGCAATCTGGTGGAATGGTATGACTGGTATGCTTATTCCGCCTTCACCCTCTATTTCGCCCCGCATTTCTTCCCAAGTGAGGATCGCACGGCCCAATTGCTGAGCGCCGCGGGCATTTTTGCGGTCGGCTTTTTGATGCGGCCAATCGGCGCATGGGTCATGGGCGTCTATGCGGACCGACATGGACGAAAGAGCGGATTGACCCTCTCCGTCGCGCTGATGTGCGCTGGCTCTCTGCTGATTGCGGTCACGCCATCCTATCGGACGATCGGCATCGGCGCGCCCTTGCTGCTGGTCCTGGCCCGTCTGATGCAGGGCCTGTCCGTCGGCGGGGAATATGGCGCCAGCGCAACCTATCTATCGGAAATGGCAGGCCGGAACAGGCGCGGTTTTTTCTCCAGCTTCCAATATGTGACGTTGATCGCCGGGCAGTTGGTCGCGATCTGCGTGCTGCTCATTCTGCAGGCCATGCTCAGCGAAGCGGATCTGGATGCCTGGGGCTGGCGCATTCCGTTTCTGATCGGCGGGGCGCTGGCGGTAATCGTCTTCTGGCTGCGGCGCGGCCTTTCCGAAACGCAGAGCTATGCCAAGGTTCAGGCGGAAGGCGCACCGCGATCTGGCTTCGTCGAGCTCGTCACCCGCCATCCCCGAGAAACGCTGACGGTGATGTTGTTGACGGCAGGCGGCACCATCGCTTTCTACGCCTATTCCATCTACATGCAGAAATTCCTGGTCAACACCAGCGGCTTGAGCCGGGAAACCGCATCCCAAATCAATGGGATAACGCTGTTTCTTTTTATGCTGTTGCAGCCTGTGGCCGGCGCCTTGTCTGATCGGATCGGCCGCAAACCGCTGATGGTCGGCTTTGGCGTGCTGGGCGTGATCGCCACTTATCCCATCTTCACCACGCTGGCCGTGACCAGGGAGCCGGTGATCGCCGGGTTGCTGGTGATGGCGGGATTGGTCATCGTGACCGGCTATACGTCGATCAACGCCGTGGTGAAGGCGGAGCTTTTCCCGGCGCACATCCGGGCGCTGGGCGTCGCGCTGCCTTATGCGCTAGCGAATACCTTGTTCGGCGGCACGGCGGAATTTGTCGCGCTGTGGTTCAAGCAAATGGGTATGGAGCAAGCCTTCTACATCTACGTCACGATCATGATCGCCATATCGCTGATCGTCTATATCCGGATGCAGGATACGCAGCGCTACAGCCAGATCATGGAAGACTGA
- the mazG gene encoding nucleoside triphosphate pyrophosphohydrolase, producing the protein MSSNAKASPADIMPLANVMARLRDPETGCPWDIQQDFASIVPYTIEEAYEVADAVERDDMTALRDELGDLLLQVAFHSHMAEQSGHFALQDVIDSITEKMVRRHPHVFDEGAVREDGHAQWEAIKAAERADKDPDPSALAGVAIALPALLRAEKLQKRAARTGFDWPDIGGVIDKIEEELDEVRAASSQEDREEEIGDLLFAVVNLARHLKVDPEVALRAANGKFDKRFRVMESLAGEDFPALSLDRKEALWQRAKRQLKQI; encoded by the coding sequence ATGTCCTCCAATGCCAAGGCGAGTCCCGCCGACATCATGCCGCTTGCCAATGTCATGGCGCGGCTCCGCGATCCGGAAACCGGCTGTCCATGGGACATCCAGCAGGATTTCGCCAGCATCGTGCCCTATACGATCGAGGAAGCCTATGAGGTTGCCGACGCGGTCGAACGCGACGATATGACAGCCCTGCGCGATGAACTTGGCGATCTGCTGCTGCAAGTAGCCTTTCACAGCCATATGGCCGAACAGAGCGGCCATTTCGCGCTGCAGGACGTGATCGACAGCATCACGGAAAAAATGGTCCGCCGCCATCCCCATGTCTTTGACGAAGGCGCGGTCCGGGAGGACGGCCATGCGCAATGGGAAGCCATCAAGGCCGCCGAACGTGCCGACAAGGACCCCGATCCCAGCGCGCTTGCAGGCGTCGCCATCGCATTGCCCGCTCTCCTTCGTGCCGAAAAGCTTCAGAAGCGTGCAGCCCGCACCGGCTTCGACTGGCCTGACATCGGCGGCGTCATCGATAAGATCGAAGAAGAACTGGACGAAGTCCGGGCGGCGTCATCGCAAGAGGATCGGGAGGAGGAAATCGGCGACCTGCTCTTTGCCGTCGTCAACCTCGCCCGCCATTTGAAGGTCGATCCCGAGGTCGCCCTGCGCGCCGCCAACGGTAAGTTCGACAAGCGTTTCCGGGTCATGGAAAGCCTGGCGGGAGAGGATTTTCCCGCCCTTTCCCTCGACCGGAAGGAAGCCTTGTGGCAACGGGCAAAACGGCAGTTGAAACAGATCTGA
- a CDS encoding ISNCY family transposase: MPVVAMSDGELLRFDTLSRVERGELRVEDAALLLGLQRRQIFRLLERLRTDGASGLVSRKRGRPSNRRHSEAFRGRILSIVREHYHDFGPTLAREYLAERHAISIGCETLRQLMIEAGIWQDRAARRSRPYQPRHRRECRGELVQIDGSEHAWFETRGPKCTLLVYIDDATSELLHLKMVESESTFSYMEATREYIERHGKPVAFYSDKHSVFRNAKATAKGDGMTHFGRALDALNIEIICANSPQAKGRVERANGTLQDRLVKAMRLEGISTIADANAFLSSYRLTHNARFARPAAGSRDLHRPLAPRDDLHSVMVWREKRKVSKALTLHYNKILFILEPTAISKALVGKRVHICEYPDGQVEIRHEERSLPYRLFDKMPRINQPAIVDNKHLDAALMLAKQIQAMAPHHRQRNNNAPARRDQPMHLFPEPEAPAKVDRRRLGGPKLKRGPRLSEAELQARGTLEFVKAR; the protein is encoded by the coding sequence ATGCCGGTGGTTGCGATGAGCGATGGCGAGCTTTTGCGGTTTGATACATTGTCACGTGTGGAGCGCGGCGAACTTCGGGTTGAGGATGCGGCGCTTCTGCTGGGATTGCAGCGCCGGCAGATTTTCCGGTTGCTGGAACGGTTGCGGACCGATGGTGCTTCAGGCCTGGTGTCGCGCAAACGTGGCCGGCCGAGCAACCGGCGTCACAGCGAGGCCTTTCGCGGGCGGATTCTATCGATCGTGCGCGAACATTATCATGACTTCGGACCCACCCTGGCCCGAGAATATCTGGCGGAACGTCATGCTATCAGCATCGGCTGCGAGACATTGCGGCAGTTGATGATCGAGGCGGGCATTTGGCAGGATCGCGCTGCCCGTCGTTCTCGGCCCTATCAGCCACGCCATCGGCGGGAGTGCCGTGGCGAGCTGGTCCAGATCGACGGCTCGGAGCACGCCTGGTTCGAGACGCGTGGTCCGAAATGCACGCTGCTTGTCTATATCGACGACGCGACCAGCGAGCTGCTGCATCTCAAGATGGTCGAGAGTGAAAGCACCTTTTCCTACATGGAGGCGACACGCGAATATATCGAGCGGCACGGCAAGCCGGTGGCCTTTTATTCCGACAAGCATTCGGTGTTCCGCAACGCCAAGGCGACGGCGAAGGGTGATGGCATGACGCATTTCGGGCGCGCGCTCGATGCGCTGAACATCGAGATCATCTGCGCCAACTCGCCGCAGGCCAAGGGCCGGGTCGAACGGGCGAACGGCACCTTGCAGGATCGCCTGGTCAAGGCGATGCGCCTGGAAGGCATATCGACGATTGCGGACGCCAACGCCTTTCTGAGCAGCTATCGCCTAACGCACAATGCGCGTTTTGCGCGCCCGGCGGCAGGCAGTCGTGATCTGCACCGCCCTCTGGCGCCGCGGGATGATCTGCACTCCGTCATGGTCTGGCGCGAAAAGCGGAAGGTGTCAAAGGCACTGACGCTGCATTACAACAAGATTCTGTTCATTCTGGAGCCGACTGCGATCAGCAAGGCCCTGGTAGGTAAGCGTGTCCACATCTGCGAATATCCTGATGGCCAGGTCGAGATCCGTCATGAGGAGCGCTCCCTTCCCTATCGCCTGTTCGACAAGATGCCCCGGATCAATCAACCTGCCATTGTCGACAACAAGCATCTCGACGCGGCACTGATGCTGGCGAAGCAGATCCAGGCGATGGCGCCGCATCACCGGCAGCGGAACAATAATGCGCCTGCCCGCCGCGACCAGCCCATGCATCTGTTCCCCGAGCCGGAAGCGCCGGCAAAGGTCGATCGCCGTCGCCTGGGCGGTCCCAAGCTCAAGCGTGGCCCCCGGCTCAGCGAGGCCGAGTTGCAGGCGCGGGGCACGCTGGAGTTTGTGAAGGCCCGCTGA
- a CDS encoding TIGR02281 family clan AA aspartic protease yields MSGDQAMSSLWYVLALVLVGSALLARRVPMSGMLRMAMMWVVIFVALLGLFKIGEKYGLFSSRTGQGSGLSSEAPPPARVEGQALRIPIAPDGHYWVEGIVNGTSARFLIDSGASVTALSVTTARAAGLNFDLNAPGVSMMTANGKIDAKRSTIATLAIGPIRASDLDIVISPAFGDVNVIGMNTLSRLKSWGVQNGEMVLTP; encoded by the coding sequence ATGAGCGGCGATCAGGCGATGTCCAGCCTTTGGTATGTGCTGGCGCTCGTCCTCGTCGGATCGGCCCTGTTGGCACGCCGGGTGCCCATGAGTGGCATGTTGCGCATGGCCATGATGTGGGTCGTGATTTTCGTAGCTTTGCTTGGCCTCTTCAAAATCGGTGAGAAATACGGCCTGTTTTCCAGCCGTACCGGGCAGGGGAGCGGTCTATCCTCCGAAGCGCCTCCCCCTGCCCGTGTGGAGGGTCAGGCTCTGCGCATTCCGATCGCCCCGGACGGCCATTATTGGGTCGAGGGTATCGTCAACGGCACATCGGCCCGCTTCCTGATCGACAGCGGCGCCAGCGTCACGGCCCTCTCCGTCACCACGGCCCGCGCCGCCGGCCTGAATTTTGATCTCAACGCGCCCGGCGTCAGCATGATGACCGCCAATGGAAAGATCGACGCCAAACGCTCGACCATCGCGACGCTCGCCATCGGACCGATCCGTGCGAGCGATCTGGATATCGTGATCTCGCCGGCCTTTGGCGATGTGAATGTGATTGGCATGAACACGCTGTCGCGCCTGAAAAGCTGGGGCGTCCAGAACGGTGAAATGGTGCTGACACCATGA
- the hfq gene encoding RNA chaperone Hfq — protein MADKVNNLQDIFLNSLRKSKTPVTMFLVKGVKLQGIITWFDNFSVLLRRDGQSQLVYKHAISTVMPAQSMDLTDLRKASDGNGKSKLLQEIFLSAVRKSGSPVTMFLVNGVMLQGEIAAFDLFCMLLERDGMVQLVYKHAISTVQPLHNLDLSGEGEGED, from the coding sequence ATGGCCGACAAAGTGAATAACCTTCAAGACATCTTCCTGAACAGCCTGCGCAAGAGCAAGACGCCGGTGACCATGTTCCTGGTCAAGGGCGTGAAGTTGCAGGGCATTATCACCTGGTTCGACAATTTTTCCGTGCTTCTGCGGCGGGATGGTCAGTCGCAACTGGTGTACAAGCATGCGATCTCCACCGTCATGCCGGCGCAATCCATGGATCTGACCGATCTGCGCAAGGCGAGCGACGGCAATGGCAAGTCGAAACTGCTCCAGGAAATCTTCCTGAGCGCGGTGCGCAAGTCCGGCAGCCCCGTCACCATGTTCCTGGTGAATGGCGTGATGCTGCAGGGTGAAATTGCGGCCTTCGATCTGTTCTGCATGTTGCTGGAGCGGGACGGCATGGTTCAACTCGTCTACAAGCACGCGATTTCGACCGTGCAGCCGCTGCATAATCTCGACCTTTCCGGTGAAGGCGAGGGCGAGGATTGA
- the hflX gene encoding GTPase HflX: MAVFNRDSADEVSRGARAIVVRADVHGPERRDSDARLEEAKGLALAIGIDVRAAQAFRVRDRKPATLFGSGQVDQIATLARMEEAELVIVDNALSPVQQSNLEKATETKVIDRTGLILEIFGERAATNEGRLQVELAHLDYQAGRLVRSWTHLERQRGGFGFLGGPGETQIEADRRMIRDRMAKIRRELDQVTKTRGLHRARRQRAPWPVIALVGYTNAGKSTLFNRLTGADVMAEDLLFATLDPTMRQIALPGLDKAILSDTVGFVSDLPTQLIAAFRATLEEVLSADLIVHVRDIAHPDTEAQRDDVLDVLGELGVAGEGALEAGEGNEPPPIIEAWNKLDLLDDESTALARETAARRDDVVILSALTGEGVDGLQRMISARLTSGAQLHQLRVPLADGAATAWLHEHGEVIGSRAEGEDMLVEVRLSDSALARFLKRRGS; encoded by the coding sequence ATGGCAGTTTTCAACAGAGATTCCGCAGACGAGGTTTCGCGTGGAGCGCGCGCCATTGTCGTGCGCGCCGATGTCCACGGCCCGGAACGCCGCGACAGCGACGCTCGGCTGGAGGAGGCGAAGGGGCTTGCCCTCGCGATCGGCATCGATGTGCGGGCAGCGCAGGCCTTCCGCGTGCGCGACCGCAAGCCCGCGACCCTGTTCGGCAGCGGTCAGGTCGATCAGATCGCAACGCTCGCCCGGATGGAAGAAGCCGAGCTGGTCATTGTCGACAATGCGCTCAGCCCGGTGCAGCAGAGCAATCTGGAAAAGGCGACGGAAACCAAGGTCATCGACCGGACGGGCCTGATCCTGGAAATCTTCGGTGAACGGGCCGCGACCAATGAGGGGCGGCTTCAGGTCGAACTGGCGCATCTCGATTATCAGGCGGGACGGCTCGTGCGCAGTTGGACCCACCTTGAACGGCAGCGCGGCGGCTTCGGCTTTCTCGGCGGCCCCGGTGAAACGCAGATCGAGGCCGACCGCCGGATGATCCGCGACCGCATGGCGAAGATTCGTCGCGAACTGGATCAGGTGACGAAGACACGCGGCCTGCATCGTGCCCGGCGGCAGCGGGCACCCTGGCCGGTGATCGCGCTGGTCGGCTATACCAATGCGGGCAAGTCGACGCTGTTCAACCGGCTGACCGGCGCTGACGTCATGGCAGAGGATTTGCTGTTCGCGACGCTTGATCCGACCATGCGGCAGATCGCGCTGCCGGGGTTGGACAAGGCGATACTGTCGGACACGGTGGGATTTGTCTCGGACCTGCCGACACAGTTGATCGCGGCCTTTCGCGCGACGCTGGAAGAGGTTTTGTCGGCGGACCTGATCGTCCATGTGCGCGACATCGCCCATCCCGACACGGAGGCGCAACGCGACGACGTGCTCGACGTACTCGGCGAACTGGGCGTGGCCGGGGAAGGGGCGCTGGAAGCGGGCGAGGGCAATGAGCCGCCACCGATTATAGAAGCCTGGAACAAGCTTGACCTGCTGGACGACGAAAGTACCGCTCTGGCGCGGGAAACGGCTGCGCGGCGGGATGATGTTGTGATCCTGTCGGCCTTGACCGGCGAGGGTGTCGATGGCCTTCAGCGGATGATCAGTGCGCGGCTGACTTCCGGTGCGCAACTTCACCAGTTGCGTGTGCCGTTGGCTGACGGTGCGGCAACGGCATGGTTGCACGAACATGGAGAAGTGATCGGCAGCCGCGCGGAGGGCGAGGATATGCTGGTGGAGGTCCGGTTGTCGGACTCGGCGCTGGCGCGGTTTCTCAAGCGCCGGGGGAGTTGA
- a CDS encoding sigma-54 dependent transcriptional regulator — translation MALDILIVDDEEDIRDLVAGVLEDEGFTTRTAANSDSAIEALDSRRPSLVLLDVWLQGSKLDGLELLDEIKRRDATIPVLMISGHGNIDTAVAAIRKGAADFIEKPFEADRLLHLVSRATETERLRRENQVLRARFGQDDELTGTSAAINAVRATIKKVAGTGSRVLISGPAGVGKEVAARMLHSWSGRADAPFIIVAAARMDPDRVEEELFGVEDPSGLVRPGYLEQAHGGTLYLDEIADMPLTTQAKILRVLTDQSFTRVGGQRQVKVDVRVISSTALNLATEIEERRFREDLFYRLNVVPLVIPPLAERRDDIPPLVEHYLARFAADRRVPSPEIASDAMAALQANEWPGNVRQLRNVIERTMILAPGERIGRIELDMLPAELTSNGSSEGMGQSAIMGAPLREARESFEREYLRIQIRRFSGNISRTATFIGMERSALHRKLKLLGITDGKDG, via the coding sequence ATGGCGCTTGATATTCTGATAGTCGATGACGAAGAGGACATTCGCGATCTGGTCGCGGGTGTGCTTGAGGACGAAGGCTTCACGACCCGCACTGCCGCAAACAGTGACAGCGCGATCGAGGCGCTGGATTCGCGGCGTCCTTCGCTGGTGCTGCTGGACGTGTGGTTGCAGGGCTCGAAGCTGGACGGCCTGGAACTGCTGGATGAGATCAAGCGGCGCGACGCGACCATTCCGGTGCTGATGATCTCTGGTCATGGCAATATCGACACCGCGGTGGCCGCCATTCGCAAGGGGGCCGCTGACTTCATCGAAAAGCCGTTCGAGGCGGACCGGTTGCTGCATCTCGTGTCGAGGGCGACCGAGACCGAGCGGTTGCGGCGGGAAAATCAGGTGTTGCGCGCCCGTTTCGGGCAGGATGACGAACTGACCGGGACTTCGGCGGCGATCAATGCCGTTCGGGCGACCATCAAGAAGGTAGCAGGAACCGGCAGCCGTGTGCTGATCTCCGGCCCGGCGGGCGTGGGCAAGGAAGTCGCGGCGCGCATGCTCCATAGCTGGAGCGGGCGGGCGGATGCCCCCTTCATCATCGTTGCCGCTGCACGGATGGACCCTGATCGGGTCGAAGAAGAACTGTTCGGAGTCGAGGACCCAAGCGGGCTGGTGCGTCCGGGCTATCTGGAGCAGGCGCATGGCGGCACGCTCTATCTCGATGAGATTGCAGACATGCCGCTTACCACTCAGGCCAAGATTCTGCGCGTGCTGACCGACCAGAGCTTTACCCGCGTCGGCGGGCAGCGGCAGGTGAAGGTGGATGTGCGCGTCATTTCCTCGACCGCGCTCAATCTGGCGACGGAGATCGAGGAGCGGCGTTTCCGTGAGGACCTGTTCTATCGCCTGAACGTGGTTCCGCTGGTCATTCCGCCGCTGGCCGAGCGGCGCGACGATATTCCGCCGCTGGTCGAACATTATCTGGCGCGTTTCGCCGCTGACCGCCGCGTTCCGTCCCCCGAGATCGCGAGTGACGCCATGGCTGCGTTGCAGGCCAATGAGTGGCCGGGCAATGTCCGGCAGCTTCGTAACGTCATCGAACGCACGATGATCCTGGCGCCAGGCGAGCGGATCGGGCGGATCGAACTCGACATGCTGCCGGCCGAACTCACCAGCAATGGCAGTTCGGAAGGTATGGGCCAGTCCGCCATCATGGGCGCGCCGCTTCGCGAGGCGCGGGAGAGTTTCGAGCGTGAATATCTGCGCATCCAGATACGGCGCTTTTCCGGCAATATTTCCCGTACCGCCACCTTCATCGGCATGGAGCGGTCCGCGCTTCATCGGAAATTGAAGCTGCTGGGTATTACGGACGGGAAGGACGGCTGA
- a CDS encoding MBL fold metallo-hydrolase, with protein sequence MSLKLTILGSGTSSGVPRIGNDWGACDPTEPKNRRTRVSILVESPSTRILVDTSPDMRAQLLAADVIDIDAILWTHDHADHSHGLDDVRQLYHHRGTPLPGYARAETLKLLKQRFSYAFEGRHGYHPTIEAHPLPDGLRIGDIDIACTDQPHGEIFSTGFRFTYGGRSIGYATDFHDMTADMLALYDGLDIWVVDALRERPHPTHAHLALTLDGIEALRPGRAILTHMDQSMDYATLCRTLPPGIEPGYDGMVMELDAKARGG encoded by the coding sequence ATGAGCCTCAAGCTCACCATTTTGGGCAGCGGCACATCTTCAGGCGTGCCGCGGATCGGCAATGACTGGGGCGCCTGCGACCCAACTGAGCCAAAGAACCGGCGGACCCGCGTATCCATTCTGGTCGAAAGTCCATCCACACGCATTCTGGTTGATACATCGCCCGACATGCGTGCGCAGTTGCTCGCGGCCGATGTCATCGACATAGACGCGATCCTGTGGACCCATGACCATGCCGATCACAGCCACGGCCTGGATGATGTGCGCCAGCTCTATCATCATCGAGGCACGCCGCTTCCCGGCTACGCCCGCGCCGAGACGCTCAAATTGCTGAAACAGCGCTTCAGCTATGCCTTTGAGGGCCGCCATGGCTATCATCCGACGATAGAAGCGCATCCGCTGCCCGATGGCCTGCGCATCGGCGATATCGACATCGCCTGTACCGATCAGCCCCATGGCGAGATATTCTCGACCGGATTTCGCTTTACATATGGCGGCAGATCCATTGGCTATGCAACTGATTTTCATGATATGACAGCAGATATGCTGGCGCTTTACGATGGCCTCGACATCTGGGTCGTGGACGCGCTCCGCGAACGGCCGCATCCGACTCATGCCCATCTGGCGCTGACGCTGGACGGCATTGAGGCGCTCCGCCCCGGCCGTGCCATATTGACGCATATGGATCAGAGCATGGACTATGCAACACTATGCCGCACTCTGCCGCCCGGCATCGAACCGGGCTATGACGGCATGGTGATGGAATTGGATGCAAAGGCGAGAGGGGGCTGA